One Marasmius oreades isolate 03SP1 chromosome 2, whole genome shotgun sequence DNA segment encodes these proteins:
- a CDS encoding uncharacterized protein (CAZy:AA9), which translates to MKVVFSILASLALANAHFTMQYVWVNGVDQGKNVGLRIPPNNNPVTDVTSKDLTCNVNGLSGSGVQTLSIPAGATITLEWHQHDQRTGEDAISGGHKGPVQVYIAKAPSTAASFDGQGAVWTKIYSSGLLNPSTQQWATDIVNANGGKHSVVIPSSLPAGEYLIRGEIIALHVASTYPGAQFYIGCAQVKISSGGSANPPKVSLPGAYQGSDPGITVNIYNNLQSYIAPGPSVWSG; encoded by the exons ATGAAAGTCGTTTTTTCTATCCTCGCTTCGCTGGCTCTCGCCAATGCCCACT TTACCATGCAGTACGTGTGGGTCAACGGTGTTGACCAAGGGAAGAACGTTGGCTTGCGTATACCACCCAACAACAACCCGGTCACGGACGTCACCTCGAAAGATCTCACTTGTAACGTGAACGGCTTGAGTGGTTCTGGGGTTCAGACGCTCTCGATTCCCGCAGGTGCCACCATCAC ACTTGAGTGGCATCAACACGACCAAAGGACTGGCGAAGACGCAATCTCCGGAGGACACAAAGGTCCTGTCCAGGTTTACATTGCCAAAGCCCCCTCAACGGCTGCGTCATTCGACGGCCAAGGTGCTGTTTGGACCAAAATCTACTCCTCTGGCCTTCTCAACCCAAGCACTCAACAATGGGCCACTGATATCGTCAATGCCAATGGCG GTAAACACAGCGTCGTGATTCCATCATCGCTTCCTGCTGGGGAGTACTTGATCCGTGGTGAAATT ATTGCTCTTCATGTCGCATCGACTTACCCTGGCGCACAATTCTACATCGGTTGCGCACAAGTCAAGATCAGCAGTGGAGGAAGCGCAAACCCACCCAAAGTCTCTCTTCCTGGTGCTTACCAGGGTAGCGACCCCGGTATCACT GTCAACATTTACAACAACCTGCAAAGCTACATCGCACCTGGCCCCTCTGTTTGGAGTGGTTGA
- the STT3 gene encoding oligosaccharyl transferase stt3 subunit (BUSCO:EOG09260TVA; CAZy:GT66), with product MFCIGRAREDLISSRFSSLLILHFPFSSFLQYRRLTDSILQTRDLPSHHNEHVYRTVVLNIEAMSRAYPLPTDLSSSTVANTVSLVRIVALGLISAAAIASRLFAVINFESIIHEFDPWFNYRATRVLATKGFYEFWNWFDPTAWYPLGRVVGGTVYPGLMATSGVIYNFLHALNLPVDIRNICVLLAPGFSALTAWATYMFTTEMKDPSAGLLAAAFIGIVPGYISRSVAGSYDNEAIAIFLLMFTFYLWIKALKLGSALYGTLAAIFYFYMVAAWGGYAFITNMIPIHALVLMLMGRYSSRLYVGYCSWYAVGTLASMQVPFVGFQPVRTSEHMGALGVFGLLQLVAFAQLVRSHLSSKQFQNLLAIAVVSIGILGALGFAFLTYKGWIAPWTGRFYSLWDTGYAKKYIPIIASVSEHQPTAWPSFFMDLQLLIFVFPAGVILCFRQLRDEHVFVIIYAVVASYFAGVMVRLMLTLTPVVCVTSAVAISTLLDTYIDPTEPEAPKEEKEGSVTGAKKDKKSASSSAALAAVNDIVNATVTEAGSGSGSSASSKTKSRGIWGLDTRAAVVLHTIAMLSFFVMHCTWVTSSAYSSPSVVLASQNPDGTQHIIDDFREAYYWLRQNTPETAVVMSWWDYGYQIAGMADRPTLVDNNTWNNTHIATVGKAMSSPEEVAYPILRKHDVEYVLVIFGGLLGYSGDDINKFLWMVRIAQGVWPDEIQEPNYFTPQGEYKVDAQASPAMKNSLMYKMSYYRFAELFGGGAALDRVRQQQLPKPGPTLDYLDEAFTSENWIVRIYQVRDEDILGRDLKSANAFTAGKKRKRTKPVSRRRAIL from the exons ATGTTCTGTATCGGGCGAGCGCGGGAAGATCTTATAAGCTCTCGTTTCTCATCCCTCCTGATCTTGCATTTTCCATTCTCATCTTTTCTTCAATATCGACGACTCACGGATTCAATTCTCCAAACTCGTGATT TACCCTCTCATCATAACGAACACGTCTACCGCACGGTTGTCCTGAACATTGAGGCCATGTCGAGGGCCTACCCGCTCCCTACAGATTTATCTTCTTCCACCGTCGCAAATACTGTGTCGCTCGTACGCATTGTTGCCCTCGGTTTAATCTCTGCCGCTGCTATTGCTTCCCGACTTTTTGCGGTCATCAACTTTGAGAGTATCATCCACGAATT CGATCCATGGTTTAACTA TCGCGCGACGAGAGTTTTGGCTACCAAAGGTTTCTAT GAATTTTGGAATTGGTTTGACCCAACTGCGTGGTATCCGCTTGGTCGAGTTGTGGGTGGCACAGTCTATCCTGGGCTCATGGCTACCAGTGGTGTCATATACAATTTTCTCCATGCTCTCAACCTCCCAGTAGATATCCGTAACATCTGTGTACTTCTAGCCCCGGGATTCAGTGCTCTCACGGCATGGGCAACTTACAT GTTCACGACCGAAATGAAGGATCCAAGCGCTGGACTTCTTGCAGCTGCCTTCATTGGCATCGTTCCCGGATACATTTCTCGTTCGGTTGCAGGTTCATATGATAACGAAGCCATCGCCATCTTCCTTCTCATGTTCACTTTTTACCTATGGATCAAAGCACTCAAGTTGGGAAGTGCCCTGTACGGTACCCTGGCCGCCATCTTTTACTTCTACATGGTCGCAGCCTGGGGTGGTTATGCGTTCATTACGAACATGATACCTATCCACGCACTCGTTCTGATGCTCATGGGACGTTACAGTAGTCGACTATACGTTGGCTACTGCTCGTGGTACGCCGTTGGAACCCTTGCGTCAATGCAAGTTCCATTTGTCGGTTTCCAGCCAGTTCGCACTAGTGAACACATGGGTGCTCTTGGTGTTTTCGGACTGTTGCAACTCGTAGCGTTTGCCCAACTGGTCAGATCCCATCTCTCTTCGAAGCAGTTCCAAAACTTGCTCGCTATCGCTGTCGTGTCCATTGGTATACTTGGGGCTCTCGGATTCGCATTCCTGACTTACAAGGGATGGATCGCTCCATGGACCGGGAGATTCTACTCATTGTGGGACACTGGTTATGCTAAGAA ATATATTCCTATCATtgcttcagtatcagagcaCCAACCGACTGCCTGGCCATCCTTCTTCATGGATCTACAActcctcatcttcgtcttcccCGCTGGTGTCATTCTCTGCTTCAGGCAACTCCGCGACGAACATGTATTTGTGATCATTTACGCCGTTGTTGCCAGCTACTTTGCTGGGGTCATGGTACGGCTGATGTTAACTCTTACACCCGTCGTCTGCGTCACATCTGCCGTCGCTATTTCAACCCTTCTCGACACTTACATTGACCCCACCGAACCCGAGGCTCCAaaagaggagaaggaagggtCAGTTACAGGGGCAAAGAAGGACAAGAAATCAGCATCATCGTCTGCTGCTCTTGCAGCAGTGAACGACATTGTTAACGCGACTGTGACTGAAGCCGGCTCTGGCTCCGGCTCCAGCGCTAGCTCCAAAACCAAATCTCGAGGCATCTGGGGCCTCGATACACGTGCGGCAGTAGTCTTACATACTATCGCAATGTTGTCCTTCTTCGTCATGCACTGTACGTGGGTGACATCGAGCGCCTACTCTTCTCCGTCAGTTGTTTTGGCTTCGCAGAATCCGGATGGCACGCAGCATATCATTGATGATTTCCGTGAAGCTTATTACTGGTTGAGACAAAATACACCCGAGACGGCTGTTGTGATGAGCTGGTGGGATTACGGGTACCAGATTGCGGGTATGGCGGATAGACCGACGTTGGTTGATAACAATACCTGGAACAACA CGCACATCGCGACCGTCGGCAAGGCCATGTCTTCTCCCGAAGAAGTCGCGTATCCCATCCTTCGCAAACACGATGTCGAGTATGTCCTCGTCATATTCGGTGGCCTCCTCGGGTATTCCGGTGACGACATCAACAAATTCTTGTGGATGGTGCGAATCGCTCAGGGTGTATGGCCGGATGAAATCCAGGAACCGAACTATTTCACTCCTCAAGGGGAGTACAAGGTGGATGCTCAAGCGTCACCTGCCATGAAGAATAGTTTGATGTACAAGATGAGTTATTATCG CTTCGCTGAGCTCTTCGGTGGGGGAGCAGCGCTTGATAGGGTCCGACAACAACAATTGCCTAAACCAGGCCCGACTCTGGACTACTTGG ACGAGGCTTTCACTTCAGAAAACTGGATAGTGAGAATATACCAGGTTCGGGACGAGGACATTCTCGGAAGAGACCTCAAAAGTGCCAATGCATTCACTGCGGGtaaaaagaggaagaggacaaaGCCTGTGTCGAGACGGCGAGCTATTCTCTAA